GCGGAAGTCTCAGGCGGGCTATACCTCGGGCGGCGAACAGCAGATGGTGGCGATCGGTCGCGCGCTGATGAGCCGGCCGCAGATGATCCTGCTGGACGAGCCCTCGATGGGGCTGGCGCCGCAACTGGTGCAGCAGATCTTCGAGATCGTGAAATCGGTGAACGAGAACGAGGGCGTGACCTTCCTTCTGGCCGAGCAGAACACCAATGTCGCGCTCCGCTATGCCCATTACGGCTATATCCTGGAATCGGGCCGGATCGTGATGGACGGCCCGGCCGCCGATCTGCGCGAGAACCCGGATGTGAAGGAGTTCTATCTGGGCATGTCCGATCAGGGCCGGAAGAGCTTTCGCGACGTGCGGTCCTATCGCCGCCGCAAGCGCTGGCTCAGCTGACCCGACCTGAATGCCATCTGTGACCGAAGGAGTGCCGATGTCTGTCCATTTCGACGATCTCGAGACCCGCTCGGAGGACGAGCGCGCCGCCTCTCTGGCCGAATGCCTGCCCGCTCTGGTCGCCGAGGCCCGTGCGCTGCCGGGATATGCCGGGGCGCTGGCCGAGGTGAACCCGCTGACGCTGACCACGCGCGAGGCTCTGGCGGCACTGCCGGTCCTGCGGAAGTCGGGGCTTGTCGCCGCGCAATCGGCCGAGGCCCCCTTCGGCGGCTATACCGCCTGGGAGGCGGGGCAGTTCGATCATGTCTTCCAGTCGCCGGGGCCGATCTACGAACCGGGCTGCGTCAGCACCAACTGGTGGCGGCTGGGGCGCTTCCTGCATGCCGCCGGGATCGGCGCGGGCGATATCGTGCAGAACTGCTTCGGCTATCACCTGACGCCCGCCGGCATGATGTTCGAGAATGGCGCGCGCGCGGTCGGGGCGGCGGTGCTGCCGGCGGGCACCGGCCAGACCGAGCTGCAGGTTCGGGCCGCCCGTGACGTCGGCGTGACCGCCTATGCCGGGACGCCGGATTTCCTCAAGGTACTGCTCGACCGGGCCGACGCGCTGGGGATGTACCTGTCGCGCCTCCGGCGCGCCGTGGTGTCGGGCGGCGCGCTGTTTCCGTCGCTCCGTCAGGACTATGCCGACCGGGGCATCGCCTGCCTGCAATGCTATGCCACCGCCGATCTGGGCAATATCGCCTATGAAAGCCCGGCGATGGAGGGGATGATCGTCGAGGAGGGCGTGATCGTCGAGATCGTGCGCCCCGGCACCGGCGATCCGCTGCCCGATGGCGAGGTGGGCGAGGTCGTGGTGACGACGCTCAACCCCGACTATCCGCTGATCCGCTTCGCGACCGGAGACCTGTCCGCGGTGCTGCCGGGGAAATCGCCCTGCGGCCGCACCAACATGCGCATCCGGGGCTGGATGGGCCGGGCCGACCAGACCACCAAGATCAAGGGCATGTTCGTCCGTCCCGAACAGGTCGCC
The genomic region above belongs to Rhodovulum sulfidophilum DSM 1374 and contains:
- a CDS encoding phenylacetate--CoA ligase family protein, translated to MSVHFDDLETRSEDERAASLAECLPALVAEARALPGYAGALAEVNPLTLTTREALAALPVLRKSGLVAAQSAEAPFGGYTAWEAGQFDHVFQSPGPIYEPGCVSTNWWRLGRFLHAAGIGAGDIVQNCFGYHLTPAGMMFENGARAVGAAVLPAGTGQTELQVRAARDVGVTAYAGTPDFLKVLLDRADALGMYLSRLRRAVVSGGALFPSLRQDYADRGIACLQCYATADLGNIAYESPAMEGMIVEEGVIVEIVRPGTGDPLPDGEVGEVVVTTLNPDYPLIRFATGDLSAVLPGKSPCGRTNMRIRGWMGRADQTTKIKGMFVRPEQVADLVARHPEVAKARVVAGRAGERDTMTVRLETEATDPAPFAASVAEVLKLKGTVELVAPGSLPNDGLVIEDTRSYD